Proteins from a single region of Candidatus Micrarchaeum acidiphilum ARMAN-2:
- a CDS encoding glycosyl transferase family 4 gives MCAREMVQATDMKDTKKGMKQWQKPVLTLLGAIPLMVINAGVPLVRVPFIGTINLGIVYPLIVIPLAVVFAANAFNLLGGFDGIATGTGLIASLALLLYSVAFGVGTSGYLGTMVAAVLSACLIVMFAFNVYPAKVIPGDSFTYGVGAALAGVMILGSMESFGLIIIFPWLVEFILHLRKKFKVRDLGILQKDMTFKAPYGKKIYSWTHLIMNLKRCREWEVSMYMWFIEIGFVALAFGLKFLNLL, from the coding sequence ATGTGCGCGCGCGAGATGGTGCAGGCCACCGACATGAAGGACACCAAAAAGGGGATGAAGCAGTGGCAAAAGCCTGTGCTAACCTTGCTGGGTGCCATACCTCTTATGGTGATAAATGCAGGCGTGCCGCTTGTAAGGGTGCCGTTCATAGGTACCATAAACCTTGGCATCGTGTATCCGCTGATAGTGATACCGCTTGCAGTGGTGTTCGCAGCAAACGCGTTTAACCTTCTTGGGGGATTCGACGGCATAGCCACAGGCACTGGGCTCATAGCAAGCCTTGCACTGCTGCTGTACAGCGTGGCGTTCGGAGTTGGTACGTCGGGATACCTGGGCACGATGGTGGCTGCGGTGCTGTCAGCATGCCTGATAGTGATGTTCGCGTTTAACGTTTACCCGGCCAAGGTCATACCCGGAGACAGCTTTACGTACGGTGTTGGCGCTGCTCTGGCAGGGGTCATGATACTGGGCAGTATGGAATCATTTGGCCTTATAATAATATTTCCCTGGCTCGTAGAGTTCATACTGCACCTCAGGAAGAAGTTCAAGGTGCGCGACCTCGGAATACTCCAGAAGGACATGACTTTCAAGGCACCATACGGCAAGAAGATCTACAGCTGGACCCACCTTATAATGAACTTGAAGAGGTGCAGGGAGTGGGAGGTTTCGATGTACATGTGGTTCATAGAGATCGGTTTTGTGGCGCTGGCTTTCGGCCTCAAGTTCCTAAATCTGCTTTGA